A region from the Azospirillum fermentarium genome encodes:
- a CDS encoding acyl-CoA dehydrogenase, translating into MTFTAPTGDIIATLTDIAGLDAIIAEGLFDGLDRDLVTALLDQAGALAEGVLAPLNVPGDRTGARWADGAVATPPGFPDAYTQWREGGWNGVAAPDAWGGAGLPVMLNTAVMEMHTAACMAFGLGPVLTQGAVDVLLAHGSDALRAAYLPKLVSGEWTATMNLTEPQAGSDLALLRTRAVPAGDGTYRITGQKIFITYGDHDLTDNIVHLVLARLPDAPPGTKGISLFLAPKILPDGTANDLRCAGIEHKLGLHASPTCTMAFGDAGGAIGWLVGEENRGLACMFTMMNRARLATGLQGVAIAERATQQALAYARERKQGRALNGTGPCPIVEHPDVQRTLLSMAAQTAAARAVAYVTATAIDRAERAHDEGAEALAGLMTPVVKAFCADTGIAVADLGIQIHGGMGVVEETGAAQHLRDVRVTSIYEGTNGIQAIDLVTRKLPRQGGALVAALLAEWKAMAAEAAEVLGGAAADLTAALDALERATGWLLTVGRTPEQALAGASPYLRLFGLTAGAALLAKGATAARTRQQAGEDAPALERRIVLARFYAANIAPAAPGLARTVMAGGGFVGEALAVLS; encoded by the coding sequence ATGACCTTTACCGCACCCACGGGCGATATCATCGCCACCCTGACCGACATCGCCGGCCTGGACGCCATCATCGCCGAGGGGCTGTTCGACGGGCTGGACCGCGACCTCGTGACCGCCCTGCTGGATCAGGCCGGCGCCCTGGCCGAAGGGGTTCTGGCCCCGCTGAACGTTCCCGGTGACCGCACCGGCGCGCGGTGGGCCGACGGCGCCGTCGCCACCCCGCCCGGTTTCCCCGACGCCTACACCCAATGGCGCGAGGGCGGGTGGAACGGTGTCGCCGCCCCCGACGCCTGGGGCGGGGCGGGGCTGCCGGTGATGCTGAACACCGCGGTGATGGAGATGCACACCGCCGCCTGCATGGCCTTCGGCCTCGGGCCTGTGCTGACGCAAGGGGCGGTGGATGTGCTGCTGGCCCACGGCAGCGACGCTCTTCGTGCGGCCTATCTGCCCAAGCTGGTGTCGGGCGAATGGACCGCCACCATGAACCTGACCGAGCCGCAGGCCGGGTCCGATCTGGCGCTGTTGCGCACCCGTGCGGTGCCGGCGGGCGACGGCACCTACCGCATCACCGGGCAGAAGATCTTCATCACCTACGGCGACCACGACCTGACGGACAACATCGTCCATCTGGTGCTGGCCCGTCTGCCCGACGCGCCGCCGGGCACCAAGGGCATCTCCCTGTTCCTGGCGCCCAAGATCCTGCCCGATGGCACGGCCAACGACCTGCGCTGCGCCGGGATCGAGCACAAGCTGGGCCTGCACGCCAGCCCCACCTGCACCATGGCGTTCGGCGATGCCGGCGGTGCCATCGGCTGGCTGGTGGGGGAGGAGAACCGCGGGCTTGCCTGCATGTTCACCATGATGAACCGCGCCCGTCTCGCCACCGGACTGCAGGGTGTGGCCATCGCCGAGCGCGCCACCCAGCAGGCCCTGGCCTATGCCCGCGAGCGCAAGCAGGGCCGTGCCCTGAACGGTACCGGCCCGTGCCCCATTGTCGAGCATCCCGACGTGCAGCGGACCTTGCTCTCCATGGCGGCCCAGACCGCGGCGGCGCGTGCCGTCGCCTATGTCACCGCCACCGCGATCGACCGCGCCGAACGCGCCCATGACGAAGGGGCGGAGGCGCTGGCCGGGCTGATGACCCCGGTGGTCAAGGCGTTCTGCGCCGACACCGGCATCGCCGTCGCCGATCTGGGCATCCAGATCCACGGCGGCATGGGGGTGGTGGAGGAAACCGGGGCGGCGCAGCACCTGCGCGACGTGCGCGTGACCTCGATCTACGAGGGCACCAACGGCATCCAGGCCATCGACCTCGTAACCCGCAAGCTGCCGCGTCAGGGCGGGGCGCTGGTCGCCGCCCTTCTGGCCGAATGGAAGGCCATGGCGGCGGAGGCGGCGGAGGTGCTGGGCGGGGCTGCCGCCGACCTGACCGCCGCGCTGGACGCGCTGGAACGGGCCACCGGCTGGCTGCTCACCGTGGGCCGCACGCCGGAACAGGCGCTGGCCGGGGCTTCGCCCTATCTGCGGCTGTTCGGGCTGACCGCTGGGGCGGCCCTGCTCGCCAAGGGGGCCACCGCCGCCCGCACCCGCCAGCAGGCGGGGGAGGACGCCCCGGCTCTGGAGCGCCGCATCGTGCTCGCCCGCTTCTACGCCGCCAACATCG